The genome window AAAGCCCGCGAAGACCACGCTGTGGGGCGCACCGATCCGGGCACACGCGAGCATCGTGATCGGGAGCGCGGGCACCATCGGGAGGTGGATCGTGACGATATCGTCCTCTTCGACCCCGACCGATCGGAGTGCGGCCGCGGTCTCGTTGACCTGTTCGTGGAGATCGTCGTAGGTGATGTCGCGGGTCTCGCCGTCCTCACCCTCCCAGAGGATGGCGGTCTCGTCGCCACGCTCTGCGAGGTGGCGGTCGACGCAGTTGTGGCTCGCGTTCAACTCCCCGCCGACGAACCACTCGTAGAACGGTGGGTTGGAGTCGTCGAGCACCGTGTCCCACTCGGACTCCCAGTCGAGCATCTCGGCGTACTCCTCGAAGCCTGCGGGGAACTCGTCGAAGCGGTCGTAGATCGCGGGGTCGGCGGCGTTCGCCTGGTCGACGAACGATTCGGGCGGCTCGAAGTAGTCCTGTTCGGCGAGCCGCGACTCGATCGTGATATCCTCGTCTGACATGATTGTCCTCCAGTCGTGTGGTTCGGTGGTACGCCACATATCGTTAACGATACCCGCATTGTTTCGCGACACAAGAACTCGAATCGAAAATCCGGGCGTGTCGCCGTCGGTCGATCGGGCGTGTTCGGACGTCGACGCTTCCGTGATCAGGCGACGCCGACGGTCTCGCTGTACGAACCGTGGCGCGCCTCGAACACCCGCATGATCTCGCCCATCGACGTCCCGACCTTGACCGCGTCGACGATCGCCGGCATCGTGTTCTCGCCCGTCTCGATGGCGTCTTCGAGGTCCGCCAGCGCGTCCTCGACCTTCCCGTCGTCGCGTTCTGCTTTCACGTCGGCGAGGCGGGACTGCTGTCGTTCCTGGACCCCCTCGTCGACTTCGAGGATCTCCGGGCGGGTGTCCTCGTCCATCGTGTACTCGTTGACGCCGACGACGGTCTCCTCGCCTTCCTCGACGCGCTCTTGATACTCGAACGAGGCGTCCTGAATCTCGCGGTGGAAGTAGCCCTGTTCGATTCCCGTCAGGACGCCGTCTCGAACGGAGCCGTCGCCCATCTCGCGGATCTCCTCGATGTATTCCATCGCTTTCGCCTCGGTCTCGTCGGTCAGCGACTCGACCGCGAAACTCCCCCCGAGCGGGTCAACGATGTCGGCCGCACCGGATTCCTCGGCGATGATCTGCTGAGTCCGGAGCGCCACACGAACGGCGTCTTCGGATGGCAGCGCAAGCGCCTCGTCGTAGCTGTTGGTGTGGAGGCTCTGTGTTCCACCGAGCACGCCCGCGAGCGCCTGAACCGTCACGCGGGCGATGTTGTTGAGCGGCTGCTGGGCAGTGAGAGACTGACCCGCGGTCTGGGTGTGGAACTTCAACTGCTTCGATTTCGGGTCCTCGGCGTCGTACCACTCGTCCATCACGTTCGCGTAGATCCGGCGGGCGGCCCGGAACTTCGCGACCTCCTCGAACAGCGAGTTGTGCGAGTTGAAGAAAAAGGACAGT of Halococcus salifodinae DSM 8989 contains these proteins:
- a CDS encoding methylmalonyl-CoA mutase family protein codes for the protein MYDDEDLAAIREEKERWSEETLDPVLDRHGERQERFATVSNLEVDRLYTPDDVADIDYEEDLGYPGEEPYTRGVYPTMYRGRTWTMRQFAGFGTAEETNERFRFLVDEGQTGLSTAFDMPTLMGIDSDDPMADGEVGREGVAVDTLRDMEILFDGIDLEEVSTSFTINPSAPVIFAMYVALADKRGVPREKLRGTMQNDMLKEFIAQKEWVTPPESSLELVTDTVEFAVEETPKIKPISISGYHIREAGSTAIQELAFTLADGFAYVEDAMERGLEIDEFAPQLSFFFNSHNSLFEEVAKFRAARRIYANVMDEWYDAEDPKSKQLKFHTQTAGQSLTAQQPLNNIARVTVQALAGVLGGTQSLHTNSYDEALALPSEDAVRVALRTQQIIAEESGAADIVDPLGGSFAVESLTDETEAKAMEYIEEIREMGDGSVRDGVLTGIEQGYFHREIQDASFEYQERVEEGEETVVGVNEYTMDEDTRPEILEVDEGVQERQQSRLADVKAERDDGKVEDALADLEDAIETGENTMPAIVDAVKVGTSMGEIMRVFEARHGSYSETVGVA